The Lysinibacillus pakistanensis genome includes a window with the following:
- the ruvB gene encoding Holliday junction branch migration DNA helicase RuvB: MSERMMASEAGSYDEQFELSLRPQRLAQYIGQHKVKENLQIFIEAAKLRQESLDHVLLYGPPGLGKTTLAAVIANEMNVNVRMTSGPAIERPGDLAAILSSLEPGDVLFIDEIHRLPRAIEEVLYPAMEDFCLDIVVGKGPEARSVRLDLPPFTLVGATTRAGALSAPLRDRFGVLLRLEYYDDSSLAEIVARSAHLFEVEIEQIAAMEMARRSRGTPRIANRLLKRVRDYAQVLGDGMITENLAKQALELLQVDPRGLDHIDHKLVTNMIERFQGGPVGLDTLAASIGEERVTIEDVYEPYLMQIGFIQRTPRGRVASHLAYEHFGYDYPQQT; this comes from the coding sequence ATGTCTGAACGTATGATGGCTAGTGAGGCAGGCAGCTATGATGAGCAATTTGAATTATCTTTAAGGCCCCAGCGATTGGCTCAATATATTGGACAGCATAAAGTAAAAGAGAATTTACAAATTTTCATTGAAGCAGCAAAGCTTCGTCAGGAAAGTTTGGATCATGTGCTGTTATATGGACCACCAGGACTTGGGAAAACGACATTAGCTGCTGTTATTGCCAATGAGATGAATGTCAATGTGCGCATGACAAGTGGCCCTGCGATTGAGCGTCCGGGGGATTTAGCAGCGATTTTAAGTTCACTAGAGCCTGGGGACGTCTTATTCATTGATGAGATTCATCGACTACCTCGTGCCATTGAAGAAGTGTTATATCCAGCAATGGAGGACTTCTGTTTAGATATTGTGGTTGGAAAAGGTCCTGAAGCACGTTCTGTACGCCTTGATTTACCTCCATTTACCCTTGTAGGTGCTACAACAAGAGCTGGCGCATTATCAGCCCCTTTAAGGGATCGTTTTGGTGTGTTATTACGCTTAGAGTACTATGACGATAGTTCCCTTGCTGAAATTGTTGCTCGAAGTGCACATTTATTTGAGGTAGAAATTGAGCAAATAGCAGCAATGGAAATGGCGAGGCGTTCTCGCGGTACACCTCGTATAGCTAATCGCCTATTGAAACGAGTGCGAGATTATGCACAGGTGCTTGGAGATGGTATGATAACAGAGAATCTTGCAAAGCAAGCACTTGAGTTATTACAAGTCGATCCTAGAGGGCTTGATCATATTGACCATAAATTAGTGACCAATATGATTGAGCGTTTTCAGGGTGGTCCTGTAGGCTTAGATACCCTAGCTGCATCTATTGGTGAGGAACGGGTTACAATAGAGGATGTCTATGAGCCGTATTTAATGCAAATTGGCTTTATCCAGCGTACACCACGTGGAAGAGTCGCTAGTCATCTAGCCTACGAACATTTTGGATATGATTATCCCCAACAAACATAG
- the ruvA gene encoding Holliday junction branch migration protein RuvA, whose amino-acid sequence MYDYLKGQITRITPEYIVLEQQGIGWQLNTPNPFAFRTSALEQQIFVHLHVREDAQVLYGFPNLDQRELFRKLILVSGIGPKGALAILATGNPQQVISAIEREDETFLVKFPGVGKKTARQMILDLKGKLGTLLDTIELPSTEDELPLFGVNPYKHELEEAILALMALGYSEKELEKVRPQLEENEKLQTTDAFMKQALQLLLKLK is encoded by the coding sequence ATGTATGATTATTTAAAAGGACAAATAACACGTATTACCCCTGAGTATATTGTGCTCGAGCAGCAAGGAATTGGCTGGCAGCTAAACACACCAAATCCATTTGCATTTAGAACATCTGCACTTGAACAACAAATTTTTGTACACTTACACGTACGTGAAGATGCACAAGTATTATATGGATTTCCTAATTTGGACCAACGAGAATTATTTCGTAAACTCATTTTAGTTTCAGGGATAGGGCCAAAGGGGGCATTGGCTATTCTAGCTACAGGAAACCCGCAGCAAGTAATTAGCGCTATTGAACGAGAAGATGAAACATTTTTAGTAAAATTCCCTGGTGTAGGGAAAAAAACAGCACGCCAGATGATTTTAGATTTAAAAGGCAAGCTGGGAACCTTATTGGATACAATTGAATTGCCAAGTACTGAGGATGAGTTACCACTGTTCGGTGTGAATCCGTACAAACATGAGTTAGAGGAAGCCATTCTTGCTTTAATGGCACTTGGTTATTCTGAAAAGGAGCTAGAAAAAGTGCGTCCGCAGCTTGAGGAAAATGAAAAACTTCAAACGACAGATGCCTTTATGAAACAAGCGTTACAATTGCTACTTAAGTTGAAATAG
- a CDS encoding phosphotransferase: MKPNIWKYKYRSKNYFVKRAKQLEIAEKVKAIHRKLGRLEPSLVLPIVNSDDEHLIVQVWQEGSHSANFTYKKDRIESLKLLFALHDTHKKIAWQKVPGLHTYSQLLKWQMRHLRFKSRRNEFRAFLTKEEIDQILHYSDKSLQLISMENVPEKDITLLHGDVVHHNFLRCSNGELKLIDFDLAHLGEADDEYILWLHRVLPAVDYDLTKIFSELPELKRLDKRKLHRLKYPNELLREWLFAVDLPLDQQLVFLDYLVPFTKRALTYWPKLWYDIDRMMKK, translated from the coding sequence TTGAAACCTAATATTTGGAAATATAAATATCGTTCCAAAAACTATTTTGTCAAGCGTGCAAAGCAATTAGAAATAGCAGAGAAGGTAAAGGCCATTCATCGAAAGCTTGGACGGCTCGAACCTTCATTAGTTTTACCTATAGTGAATAGTGATGACGAGCATTTAATTGTGCAGGTGTGGCAAGAGGGTAGTCATAGTGCTAATTTTACTTATAAAAAGGACAGAATAGAATCTCTTAAGCTCTTATTTGCTTTACATGATACTCATAAAAAAATAGCTTGGCAAAAAGTACCAGGCTTACACACCTATTCACAGCTTCTTAAATGGCAAATGCGTCATCTACGTTTTAAAAGCAGACGCAATGAATTTCGCGCTTTTTTAACAAAAGAAGAAATCGATCAGATTTTACACTATAGTGATAAATCCTTACAGTTAATCTCTATGGAGAACGTTCCCGAAAAAGATATTACACTTTTACATGGAGATGTTGTCCATCATAATTTTTTACGGTGCTCTAATGGTGAACTAAAGTTAATTGATTTTGATTTGGCACATCTAGGAGAAGCAGATGATGAATATATTTTATGGCTACATCGGGTATTGCCAGCAGTAGATTATGACCTTACTAAAATATTTTCAGAGTTACCAGAGCTGAAGCGATTAGATAAAAGAAAGTTACATCGTTTAAAATATCCTAATGAGCTATTACGTGAATGGCTTTTTGCAGTAGATTTACCATTAGATCAGCAACTAGTATTTTTAGATTATTTAGTACCGTTTACTAAACGTGCCCTCACATACTGGCCAAAATTATGGTACGATATTGATAGAATGATGAAAAAATGA
- a CDS encoding LysM peptidoglycan-binding domain-containing protein: MRIHIVQKGDTLWKIAKEYGVSFEDLKRLNAHLANPDYIVPGMEIILPEKINKDPHREGHRDGNREGHRETNWGTHREGNKEGHRETNWESHKEGQKETKMHKESPTKPVKESIKKEVQRPMPPPVVVPPPPMPEPQMIPIPYPMPMPMPQQPMFVPQPVELSWNQQVVMPQVEQTQNVAPPPVQIQPPPIVQPAPQPPLPQPIFIMPPPMPAVPHCSSCHQPVHHHMWWPMQMPMQMPMQMPMPMQMPMEPQVEAYTMPQQPTSCEMKGNHVAGMENFLESSTSPFFQKPETFTQPQFQPMPEMNMGQSCGCNTQPMMPNWQMDPCHCPPPCPPPPPCPSACPPPCPSCEPWVSPHLFPGGMTPYRW, from the coding sequence TTGCGTATTCATATTGTTCAAAAGGGAGATACGTTGTGGAAGATTGCCAAAGAATACGGCGTTTCGTTTGAAGATTTAAAGAGACTGAATGCCCACCTTGCCAATCCAGATTATATTGTTCCGGGCATGGAAATTATTTTGCCTGAAAAAATAAACAAAGATCCGCATAGAGAAGGGCATCGAGATGGAAACAGAGAGGGGCATAGAGAAACAAACTGGGGAACACATCGAGAAGGGAATAAAGAGGGACATAGAGAAACAAATTGGGAATCACATAAAGAAGGGCAAAAGGAAACAAAAATGCACAAAGAATCACCTACAAAGCCAGTTAAAGAAAGTATAAAAAAAGAGGTACAAAGGCCAATGCCACCACCTGTTGTTGTGCCACCACCACCAATGCCAGAGCCACAGATGATACCAATTCCTTATCCAATGCCAATGCCGATGCCACAGCAGCCAATGTTTGTACCACAGCCTGTAGAGCTAAGCTGGAACCAGCAAGTAGTTATGCCACAGGTAGAGCAAACACAAAACGTTGCTCCACCACCAGTACAAATTCAACCACCGCCTATTGTACAACCAGCACCACAACCACCATTACCACAACCGATTTTTATCATGCCACCGCCAATGCCTGCAGTACCACATTGTTCTAGCTGCCATCAGCCAGTTCACCATCATATGTGGTGGCCAATGCAAATGCCGATGCAGATGCCTATGCAAATGCCAATGCCAATGCAGATGCCAATGGAACCACAAGTAGAAGCCTATACAATGCCACAGCAACCAACATCCTGTGAAATGAAGGGTAATCATGTAGCCGGAATGGAGAATTTCTTAGAGTCAAGCACATCGCCATTCTTCCAAAAACCTGAAACATTTACGCAGCCTCAATTCCAGCCTATGCCAGAGATGAATATGGGGCAGTCCTGTGGTTGCAATACTCAGCCAATGATGCCAAATTGGCAAATGGACCCATGTCACTGCCCACCGCCATGCCCACCACCGCCACCATGTCCATCGGCCTGCCCACCGCCGTGTCCGTCATGTGAGCCATGGGTGTCACCGCACTTATTCCCAGGCGGGATGACGCCTTATCGATGGTGA
- a CDS encoding transcription repressor NadR, with amino-acid sequence MKKMLGEERRLHLLAQLKNSTTPITGTDLAKFANVSRQVIVNDMTLLKARNEPIIATSQGYLYMHQEHLQHTVERTIPCFHTSQDAEDELLTIVDCGGTVKNVIVEHPIYGEITASLMVSNRHEVKKFIERVNETQASYLSELTGGTHLHVISAPSTEILNLIERTLEKKGYLIADQ; translated from the coding sequence ATGAAAAAAATGTTAGGTGAGGAACGCAGACTGCATCTTCTAGCACAATTAAAAAATAGTACAACACCTATAACAGGCACAGATCTAGCTAAATTCGCCAATGTATCAAGACAAGTCATTGTCAACGATATGACATTATTAAAGGCTAGAAATGAGCCTATTATTGCAACTAGTCAAGGCTATCTCTATATGCACCAGGAGCACTTACAGCACACAGTAGAACGGACAATCCCTTGTTTCCATACATCACAGGATGCTGAAGATGAGCTGTTGACCATAGTTGACTGCGGTGGAACAGTGAAAAATGTTATCGTGGAACATCCAATTTATGGTGAAATTACTGCATCTCTCATGGTATCTAATCGGCATGAGGTTAAAAAATTTATTGAACGCGTTAATGAAACACAAGCAAGCTACTTATCCGAGCTCACTGGAGGCACACATCTACATGTCATTTCTGCACCTTCAACTGAAATATTAAATTTGATTGAGCGTACATTAGAAAAAAAAGGCTATTTAATTGCCGATCAATAG
- a CDS encoding IS3 family transposase, with protein MFTYGKCLFKKVESLSSRKGCIQTKEKVRAVYELRLDFPLQALLKVAKLKKSTYYYHLQKWTKPDKYQEIKERIQTLFHHHKGRYGYRRICLALRNEGFFINHKTVQRLMQELGLKGTVRPKKYRSYKGTVGYVAENLIQRNFEATEPNQKWVTDVTEFKMNGQKIYISAVLDLFSREIVGYEVSKSPNFELVQQSFKKAFTYTKLLEKNDLIIHSDQGWLYQIPRFQELLATYEIKQSMSRKGNCLDNAVIESFFGIMKSEFLYTTTFKNYEEFKKELADYIYYYNHERIKIKLNGKSPVEFRKVS; from the coding sequence ATATTTACGTATGGAAAATGCCTATTTAAAAAAGTTGAAAGCCTTAGCTCAAGAAAAGGATGCATTCAAACCAAAGAAAAAGTAAGAGCTGTATATGAGCTAAGGCTGGATTTTCCTCTTCAAGCTCTATTAAAGGTGGCAAAACTAAAGAAAAGTACGTATTATTATCACCTTCAAAAATGGACAAAACCAGATAAATACCAAGAGATCAAAGAACGAATCCAGACGCTTTTTCATCATCATAAGGGGCGTTATGGTTATCGTCGTATTTGTTTAGCCCTCCGTAATGAAGGATTTTTCATCAATCATAAAACGGTTCAACGATTGATGCAGGAATTGGGCTTAAAAGGGACGGTACGCCCTAAAAAATACCGCTCGTATAAAGGGACAGTGGGCTATGTCGCAGAGAATCTAATTCAGCGCAATTTTGAAGCCACTGAACCAAATCAGAAATGGGTAACCGATGTAACTGAATTTAAAATGAATGGCCAAAAAATCTATATTTCAGCTGTATTAGATTTATTCAGTCGAGAAATTGTTGGATATGAGGTATCGAAATCACCTAATTTTGAGTTAGTTCAACAGTCTTTTAAAAAGGCGTTTACGTATACAAAGTTACTGGAAAAGAATGACTTAATCATTCATTCTGATCAAGGATGGTTATATCAAATACCGCGTTTTCAAGAGTTATTAGCAACTTATGAAATCAAGCAAAGTATGTCACGGAAAGGAAATTGTTTAGATAATGCCGTGATAGAAAGCTTTTTTGGCATAATGAAATCAGAATTTCTGTATACCACTACGTTTAAAAACTATGAAGAATTCAAAAAAGAGTTAGCAGACTATATCTATTATTACAATCATGAACGGATAAAAATAAAACTCAATGGAAAAAGTCCAGTTGAGTTTCGAAAGGTTTCTTAA